The Malassezia japonica chromosome 5, complete sequence genome contains a region encoding:
- the GLN1 gene encoding glutamine synthetase (BUSCO:EOG09262MXH; EggNog:ENOG503NVDA; COG:E): MSSVTKNPALLAPYLDLPQGGKVAAEYVWLDAEGHPRAKTTTLDGPVRSLDDLKEWNFDGSSTGQAPGGNSDVYLRPVSYYPDPFRGGDNVLVLAECYNNDGTPNKSNYRHNAAKVFEQCKDDQCWFGIEQEYSLMGEDGRPYGWPVGGFPGPQGPYYCGVGAGRVVGRDLVEAHYRACLYAGIKHSGINAEVMPSQWEFQVGPCLGIEMGDHLTIARYLLFRVAEEWGVRVSFHPKAVPGDWNGAGCHTNFSTIGMREEGGMKVIESAIEKMSKRHTEHIAVYGDDNELRLTGRHETGHIGEFSAGVANRGASIRIPRHVAAQGKGYLEDRRPASNIDPYRVTGIIAETVCL, encoded by the exons ATGTCGTCCGTGACGAAGAACCCTG CGCTTCTTGCTCCTTACCTCGACCTTCCCCAGGGTG GCAAGGTCGCTGCCGAGTACGTTtggctcgacgccgagggcCACCCGCGTGCCAAGACCACTACCCTTGACGGCCCCGTCCGCTCGCTCGATGATCTGAAGGAGTGGAACTTTGACGGTTCGTCGACCGGCCAGGCTCCGGGCGGCAACTCGGACGTTTACCTCCGTCCCGTGTCGTACTACCCCGACCCCttccgcggcggcgacaaCGTGCTTGTCCTTGCCGAGTGCTACAACAATGACGGCACCCCTAACAAGTCCAACTACCGCCACAACGCTGCCAAGGTCTTTGAGCAGTGCAAGGACGATCAGTGCTGGTTCGGCATTGAGCAGGAGTACTCGCTCATGGGCGAGGACGGCCGCCCGTACGGCTGGCCCGTTGGCGGTTTCCCTGGTCCCCAGGGCCCTTACTACTGTGGTGTTGGTGCCGGCCGCGTGGTCGGCCGtgacctcgtcgaggcccaCTACCGCGCCTGCCTGTACGCCGGCATCAAGCACTCGGGTATCAACGCCGAGGTCATGCCCTCGCAGTGGGAGTTCCAGGTTGGCCCGTGCCTTGGCATTGAGATGGGCGACCACCTCACCATTGCCCGCTACCTGCTCTTCCGCGTTGCCGAGGAGTGGGGCGTCCGCGTCTCGTTCCACCCCAAGGCTGTGCCGGGTGACTGGAACGGTGCCGGCTGCCACACCAACTTCTCGACCATTGGCATGCGCGAGGAGGGTGGCATGAAGGTCATTGAGAGCGCCATTGAGAAGATGAGCAAGCGCCACACTGAGCACATTGCTGTTTACGGTGACGACAACGAGCTCCGTCTCACCGGTCGGCATGAGACCGGTCACATTGGCGAGTTCTCCGCTGGTGTGGCCAACCGTGGCGCGAGCATCCGTATCCCCCGccacgtcgctgcgcagggCAAGGGCTACCTCGAGGACCGCCGCCCGGCCTCGAACATCGACCCGTACCGCGTCACTGGCATCATTGCCGAGACTGTGTGCCTGTAA